The Rhinolophus ferrumequinum isolate MPI-CBG mRhiFer1 chromosome 21, mRhiFer1_v1.p, whole genome shotgun sequence region CCATTTGCCTGGAGGTGTTCCACAACCTACTCACCACCGCCTGTGGCCACAACTTCTGTATGTCCTGCCTCCAAGCGTTCTGGGGCCACCAGGCTACCATGGGCGAGACCCTCTATTGTCCCCAGTGCTGGGAGAGCTTCCCCTCCAGGCCGCGCCTCTGCAAGAATGTCGTCCTGGAGATGGTGACCTGCTTCACCCAGACCAAGGGCCAGACCTTGGGGCCCTCTTGCAAACTGGCCGGGCCCAGGGACGTGCCCTGTGACCTCTGTGCCCCTCAGAAGCTCAAGTCAGTCAAGTCATGCCTGGATGCCCGGCCTCCCTGTGCGAGAAGCACCAGTGCAGCCACTTTGCGGAGCAGGTGTTCCGGGACCACCAGCTGCTGGAGCCCGTGTGGGATCTCAAGAGCTGCTTGTGCCAGAAGCATCGCAAGCTGCAGAGGCTGTACTGCCGCACGGAAGGCTGCTGCGTGTGCGGGACCTGCCTGCTGGAACAGCACAAGAACCATGACACTATCCCCCTGGGGGAGGAGCGAGCCCGCAGGGAGGTGAGGCTGGTGGTTGGCGGGAGGAGCGTGGCATCTCCTGGTTGGGAGTCTTTCACTGAAGGCGAAAGCCGTTTGCAAGCCCCAGGCACACCTTTCCTTGGAGGAAAATTCTGGAGCCATTAAAGTGATGGTGAGCGGGGTCATGCTGGGCGATGGATCAGTGCTGGCGTGTTAAATGAATAAGGATCCCAAATGGCACGGGTGAGTCCTGTGTTCAGTTTCTTGCACAGGAAAAaggtggaaagaaaatatatcaaaatacaaaCATGTCATGTTAGGTTGGGCGAGTccccttttctctattttcaaattttgtttaatatactTGTATTGCTTTTTATAATGGAATACTTAGATGTTAGACATTCTGTCATGTATATTCTGTGACAGGCCTCTTCCAATAGAGCCACCCGTTAACGGCCCATGGCAAGGGCTTGTGCTGGAATGGAAACCAGCTCATCACACTGTTGACATCGGCTGGCACTGTCTTCTCAGTGAAGGAAGCAGCAGTGTGTTGATTTACCGTCTGGCACGAGCTTCTTATTTTGTGGTGGGTCAGCGACAGTTCACGTACAGGCACTTGGAATAGCACAGTTCTATAATATACTGCAAAACACGAAAATGCCCATTGCTGGAATAGGTGGAGCAACTGCCCCGGGGAGCCCAGGGCTCCATATGTGGGGTGCCCCTCCTTGACCCACTGCCTCGTAGGCCTTTCAAGCCCCTTCTTGTGATGGGAAACCAATGGTCATCACAGCAGAGAACCTGACCCCTAAGAATGGGGACGGAGGGAGTGAGAGACCAAGAGTAGAGGGGAGGACCCCAGTCAGCTACCCTTCAGCTGGGTCTTTCctattctctttctcattctcattgAAACCGTTTAAGAATGTAAGTGATACGTCTCTTCTGGGCTTGAACATGGGGCTGCTCAGAGAAGGGCTGCTGCTCCTAGGTCATCGGCAATCAGGGCCCTCCCCCCCCCTCACCCCAGGTGGAGGGGCGGCAGGTCATCGGCAATCAgggccctcccccccccccaggtggAGGGGCGGCAGGTCCAGGCCAGTGTGGAGACCCAGAGGCTAATGATCACCTCCGACAGCCGGAAGCACCGCGGGCAGGTGGCCTTCCTCTCGGTAAGGGTGGCCCACCCCGCCCTCAGCCCGGGCTGCCCCAGCGCCCTGCATCAGGCTGGGGGGACTCTCAGGGCTTGGAGTGGATGGTGTGGGGCCAGGCTGACAGTCAGGGTGTCTGGGCCGGCTCTGAGCCTTGACAATAAGGGTACGGGAGTGGGGCTCAGAGATGACTCTTTatgccccctcccctccaaccGCCCAGAAATTGATCCAGACAACACGGGATGAGGTGAACTACTGCTTCTCAGAGATCATCCAGGAGGTCAAACCGCTGCAGGTGAAGGTCTTGGATTTTGTGGACAAAGAGGAGGCAGCTGCCCTGGGGAAGCTGGGCCGCTCCATCCAGCCGAGCCACAACCGGCTCCTAAAGCTGGAGGGGGACAGCATCTGGCTGCGCACCAACCAGAGTGACCAGCAATTTCGGCAGGCAAGGCCCCGCCCCACCGCCACCTCTGCCCTAGGTGCTGTGACAACCTCCACTCCTCCTCCACCCACTGACACACCAGACCTGCCCAGACCTGGGACTCCGTGACCAGTGTTTGGGGTGGCCTCATTTGTCCACTTCCCTACCTTggggagccccccccccccgccagctCATCCATCTTGAGCTTACACCAACACCCCTGGCTTCCTCCACCTCAGCACTCAGCCTTCCCCTCAATTTCCTGCCTCCGTTTCCCTGGAACCCTAGGATTCTGGGCATCTGACAGTCTAAGTTTCTCCAGACTAGCCCAGGCAGGGCTGGAAGTGAGACCAGAACAATCTACGAAGCCTGGATTGAAATCCCTTTTCATTCctcagccctggcctggccctcAGCCTGATCTGGTGCTGCTGCCAGAGGGTACCAAGCAGGGTGGCTggtggggtcgggggtggggtgagggtggtggCAGCAGCCTTCTCTGTGGGTGGGTCCCCGCTGCCCAAACCCTGTGCTTGGAAGTCCTAGCCTAGCTCTCCTTTCTTCAGCGGCCATCACACCCTTGAGCAGATTTCTGGGGCTATTATTGCTCACCTTGGCCCACATACACAACAGGGAGCATTTGGCAAAGGTTTTCACTAAGCAATTACAGGCTCAAAAGACACCCTCCCCCCATAGTTTTCTAAAAATCCATTTTGCTTAATGTGCTCCGCTGTGGCTTTAGCAAAGCCTTAACCTAAGATTTCCAAACAACCAGAAGTAGCGGGGAGAGATGCCCAAGTTTGAAAATGGGCAGCTTCTCCTCCTGCCCCATGGTTCTGGACACCACCAAGCCCCTGGCATAAGTATCCTGGCCCCGCCCTGCATCAGGAGTTCCCCAGGCTAAAGCACTTCCCAGACTGCATAGAACCCCTGGTGGGCACCAACTGTGAGAAGAAGCAGAGCTTCCTCCAGCTGCCAGAGACCCTGGCGGAGCTCCGGAGCCAGCTGATGGATGTGGGGCTCAGCTTTGTCAACCAGCTCCTCCTGCGGGGTCAGTACCTGGTGGCCCGGGGCCACTGGAGATTCTGGGGGTGGGACGGCCCTACAGGGCAGTGGTTGGGGTTCCGGGCAGTGGTTGGGGTTCCGGGCACTTGTGGAGAGCCCTGCCTGCCCGTGTGCACCTTCCCCAGGTGACACAGCCTCTGGAAGCCCGTGCCACTCTCCGAAAGGGTGTTGGGCTGTGAGAGTGTCCTCAGCAAAGCCTCTCCATCTCCCCCAGGCATTAAAATGAACTCCTATGAGGTGCTGCCCTCAGCTGTGGACAGGAAAACACTTCTCAAGTGTGAGTCTTCCGTACTGGGGTCTGGCCCCCAGGGTAGGAAGGAGAGAGCAGGGCCCCTGGGTGCCTCCACTTCCCCAGTTCCACCTCCATTCATGTCAGGGCTCCAGAGAGATGCCAGCTCTCCTTCCTTGGGACTGGGGAcctgaaagaaaagggagaagactTGTCCGGTCCTACCACTGTGGATGGGGCAAGACCCCGCCGACTGCCCAGAGGCAGGCTCCGCACCCCCCCAGGCACTGGGGTGTGGCACAACCTCTGCCCTCAGCTGGCTGGCTGCCAACCTCCCCTGGGCATTAGCCAAGCCCGCTTGGAGCAGCCTGTCCATTTCTTCCTCAGACAATCTCCCTTTTCATTTGGTGTCCCCTCTCCCGGCTGGACTGGGGACCAAATCCCAATGGCTTGTCTGCGATCTCCAGGGTCGAGGTGGTATGGCCTTCAGTGAACCCTCTGCGGGACATCCTCCCTTGCCCTTGACTTTCCCTCAGTCCCTCCATCTGGCatcctgaataaataaaaaagggagaCTCTGTTAGGGTCTGGTGAGGTCAGGGAGGAGAACTCGGTCCTCAGCTTCTCTAGGAAAGTGGACCTTTGGGGGGGACCTTTCATCCTTCTTCCAGAGGCTCTCAGggcccttccccaacccccagtTGGAGActtggaagggggtggggagcagaggggccACTCCTAGAAGCTGAGGGTGGAAGCACTTGGAGCCCTCTATGTAAATACCATCCATCAGACTCAGCACCTCGTTCCTCCAGGcccccaggctctgccctgggCCGCTGACCCcagcttcctttcctcccctgtccttccctcctcccagctgaCTGCAACATGAACTTCCACCCCGCCATGGCCACGAGGAGCTCTTCCTGTTCCAGGAGACCCACTGGGTGCTGAACCTGGGCATCCTCCTGGAGCCCTATGCCGCGGGCAGCTCCTTCCCGGCTTCAAGGGGTGGCCGCAGGTGCTGTGCTCGCGCGGCCTGTCCGAGGGCCACCACGACTGGGAGGCCAAGGTGTCCAACTCGTGGGTGTGCCGGGGCGTCACCTACCGCCGCAGCTCCCCACTCAGCGGCCGCCGACCCCGCAACATCGTCTACCTGCTGGGCCGCAACCCCTACTCCTGGTGCCTGGAGTGGGACGCGCTCAAGTTCTCCGTGTGGCACAACAACACGCAGACCGTGCTGCACGGCGGCGACCAACGCTCGGCGTGGCGCTTGGTTGTAGCGCCGGCTGCCTGTCTTTCTACAGCGTGGCCGACAGCGGCAGCCTCGGCTACCGCTTCCTCGCCTCCTTCCTGGAGCCGCTGCACCCGGCGGTCACGGTCAGCAGCAGGGCCTTGGTCACGCTCAAGCAGGTGTAGGCAGCGGCAAATAAAAGCTGGACTTTAGAGGTGGCTGGGGCGCTGCGGGGAGCGTGAGGGTGGCCGGCCCTCGGGGTCGCCTGGCTGGGGGTGATGGGGTGGGCGGCGAACCTGCCATGCAACCTGCTGGCTAGACTCCAACTGCAGCACTCACCTGCCTGCCCAGTGGCCCTGGGAATCCCAGAAAACAGGCAGACCCGTCTGTCCCCACAGCTACAGAAGGCGCTGGACTTTCCCTGGGACTGGGGACAGTCCTGTGGCCTCTGGAGGGGGCATTTCTGACCCAGGTGCACAGCCCATCCTCACTCCCAACTGTCCAGAACCAGTCAGAGGCCACTGGCCTTGGTTATCCAGGCTGGTCCTGGCCACACAGCACCAGGTAGATACCTGTCCCCTAAGGTCTTGTGATCTGAGAGTGGATGGGGTTTGGACCAGGTGCCTTCTCTCAGGCTCCTCCCCTTCAGGTGGCCAGACTGAGAGGTGGCACCTTACAGATTGGGGTAGGGGTGTTCGGTCTGACTTACTGGTTTAACTGGGGGCTAGAGGTTAAGCGGAAGAACGCAGGCCAATTTCAGACCAAAAGAGAAAGGCTGAGGGCCTAAGTGCTGCTCCCGGCTGTGGCTGCACCCTACTGCGCATTGCTGAGCTTCTCACACAGCTGGTGTTTTATAGTCCAGACATGCTGTGGAACTGAGGCGATCCTGGGTGGGCAAAACTTAAACCACTCTGTACCCTCCTCAGTGTTCCTGAAAGCAGctttccctgccccagccacAGGCCCAGCCCATTCAGCTCCCAGAGGGTAACACTGCCGGAAGACAAAGGGGCTTCGTCCTCATCCAGGCCTCTCCTATCCCACCTGCCCAGCAGGGGGTGTGGAAACCTGAGGGAGAGGCTGGACCCTGGCCAGGCCACTGCCCTGCCACCCTGCAGGAGCATGACTGGGGACTCACCCCTCTGGGGAAGCTGCCTCCGAATTTCCAGCCTCAACCAGCCATTTGTTCCTGTGGCTTCTCATTTGGGGGCTCTCAGTAAGGTTAATGATTGGCTCTGACAAGGAAATGATACCAGTCATGGGAGAAAATCCCTAGGGCAACGTAGTCCCAGACACAGGCCAAACGGCACCCCAAGGAGGTGTGCCTGAATTCCATCCCCATGGGGCCTGTTCTGGGGGGATTAGTAACCCTCATGTTTTTGTTCAGGAGGTGGTGTTTTTGGGGGACACAACAGGGGCACTCTGGCTCCTCTGAGCAAGCCTTGGCTGGGCTCTCCCACTGACCTCCCTGCAGACTCCGTTCAGCAGCAATCCCAACCTCTTTTCCCCATGGGCTGCTACCTGTGATCATAGCTAGGAATGAAATCTAAACCATTCCCCGATATTCAGGAGAAAACTTGCACGCCAAAATGCCTAAAtcttgcctccccaccccaccccacccccaatcttcACTCTTCCCAGCTCGAGGGGCTGCAGGCTCCTAGGCAGGTAATGATTCTGAGGAGGTGAATGTGTGATCCCAGGGGACAGGGGCCTGCTCTGGCTAGCCGCGTGGGTCTCAGAGTCCTTCCCCATCGGGGAGCTGACAAGGAGGGGCTACCCTGGCCAGCTCCTCCTGGCTCTGAGGAACATGCAGTTCCGGAGTGGGGTGGTGTGTGATTCTGGAACTGTGGCACTCTCAGGCACATGGTACAAAACCACATCCGAATGTAAGAGGAATGTCATTGACTTTCTTAAACAGTAGTTCCTCATTTAGAGTTCCTAGGCCCGTAGGGGTCCACAAGGATAGTCCTGGGGGGCCTCAAGTACTTTCCAGTATTTCAAAAAGCCGAACGGCAAGCAGGCATGTCAGTGAGGTCGGCCATCAAACTGAAATGTCAGGGTTGTTTGCTCATGACTCAGCGTTTGCCTCACGGGGAAAATATCATAGAGGGGGACCTTTGGGTGCACGATCAGCCAGTGCTCTTGGATAAACCACATCACTGAACCCtacccctcccctttcccccactGTAGAGAAACCAGGGAGGGGACTGTCCCTGGAATGCCGCCCACACACTTGCCAGAGCCTTCCTGCTCCTGCCTTAGCACGCAAAGAATACTTTGTTTAATATGAGTCCAAACAGGCTGTAACCTAATCTGTCTCTGaggattatttcacttaaaaatttccTTGTTATTCTTTACAAAAAGATTGTGTTCCTATATTCgatacttttaaaattagtctttttgcattttctataaaagtaattttgcttttatttaacaaatacatagTGCCTCCTATGTGGCAGCCACCGTTCATGGCAAAATGTTCCTGGCAATAGGAACTcgtttaatcctcatagcaaccctATAAATAGGtattaaggaaactgaggacgagaagttaaatgatttgtccaaggtcacgaAGTTGTATACTGTGGGGAGCCAGGTAGTCGCTttttttaaccactatgctatatagcCTCTCCTATAATACattcattataaaaaatgtacataatatagaaacaaagaaaataaaacctcccACAATCCTACCCTCCTCGAAATaacctctccttttctttccagtcttCTTATGCAGAGAAAGCTACAGATCAGCTGAAGATGTAGATAGCTAGAAGATAGAATTACAACTCATATTGCACATTTGCCACCAATCTCACGCTGTGCacattttccaaagttattttttcaaaatgcaaaaatggCTTGCTCACTGGCTGCATAATATTATATCCTACAAATCTGTCCTGTAGCTTTGTTTTGTCTGCATTCCTTCCCTGGTTCCCCTTAGAGGTGGGTGGCAAGTGGCAACCCAGCCAAAGTCACAGACGTTGCTTCCTCCATGTTACTCCCAAGATTCACTCAAACTCAGGAGGGTCAAAGTAGGGGCCAAAGGATGCTGGCAGCCTCAGTGGTTTCCATCCTTATCATCTCCTCCTACAGGTCGGGGAGAGCACACGGGAAGCCAGCCCAGATGGCAGGAGACTAGGGAATGAGATTAACCCTTCCCTCCCCAGAAGATGGTGTGCTCagatggaggtgggagaggatgTTTGTGGGAGCCTCTGGCAGAGGCCctgcctggcatatagtgggTACCTGATGGCTGTCAGGAGCATCTCACCCAAGACAGCATCAGCTCAACTCTGTGCTTTTCCTATGAGGAAGGCACCTGATAGTGACCTGGGCAGAGTCCTATCAGCTAAGGCGAGGTGGAGACCATCTCAACCCGCCCTGCTggccctaccccacccccaccccaccccaccccagctccttTGTACAAACAGTCCCCAGGAGCTCTCACGGGCCCACTTTACCAGCCCCCACTTCATTCCGCCCCCTTCAGGCTGCACCCTGAGGATGGGTGGCTCTATCACCTGCTggcctgtcccctctgcctggagcgTTCTTCCACCCTCACCCCTTCCTTACTCCTATTCATTACTTATTTCCTCCCACTCAGTCCTTAAGACTCAGCTAAGATGGGCTGTGTTCCGGAAAGCAGGTCTTGAACGCCCCCTCCCTATGCCAGGTGGGGTTGCCCCCTCTCTTCTCCCATAACACCCTCTGCATACGTCCCTCCAGGCACCCATACTTTTCATGTATGAATTCTCCATCTGATGGGCAAGCTGGGTATTTCATCTCAGTCTCCATGCCTGCCACATAGCAGGTGCTTAGTAAACACTGCCCCAAGGACTGCAGGAACCCCTCCAAAGATCGGAGGGCAGGAGGCCACTCAGACCGTTCCTAGGACAGGTCAGTCTGGTGCTTGTGGCCGAAGCATGGCTGCTCATCTACTTCCTTCTCCCTTCACTGCCTCCTAAAGCTAAGTCCATGTGTTTGCTGTATCCAGATGAGTACAAAGGACCTACCTATTCCTTCTGTTTCCATCTCGGCTTCCCCTCCAGCCTGAAGATTCTTTAAGGCTGTGGACCCTCCAGCTGGTGTGTGAGGAGAGGACACATACCTCTCTCAACccatttcctaatctgtaaaatggcgTAGGTAGGGATATCATATTTGCTGAAGATTATATACTCCCAGTGTTTCTCAAGCCATCTCGTTAGGAAATGTCATGTGTTTCAGGTAGAACCAGGattagggtgaggcaagtgaagCATTTACCTCGGGCACAACGTTTAAGGGGAGGTGCCAAAAAACTTAGGATTCAAGacaatattttaatgcaatattttacaaaatcaaaattaatgcaaaaatccaTGAGGGACAGAAcatcaaaattgtaaataaaaaccaGATCTGACTCAGTGCTTGCACTGTCTGTCCCATACCCCTCGTGCTAAGGATGGCCCTGAttccaacaaaattttattcatgAAACCAGGTGACTGCTCCACTGGCCATAGTTTGTTgagttaattttctaaaaatagtgCCTTAAAGGATCatttgtcttgattactgttttGTTGGCATCTCTGTAAAATTTGAGCCTCAATTGCCTCACTCACCTCACCATAGTTGAGATTGTCACAGGTCTGGAGGGCACTACTAGAATTTAATAGCTGGACCAGGGGGAGGTGTCAGGGATGCCAAGTGTCCTGCAATGCTCAGAATAGTCATGCCCCAGACACCCCTGTTGTTAGTCGTGTGTATGTTCACCCACACTCCaagtgaaaagttaaataacGTTTGTTCAGCTGCTCACCCTTGCCAAGATAAATCATAGTGTCACAAGCCCAGGGGCACCCATTAATAGGGCTTTTGGTTCCCTGCCAAGTGCTTCTGGAAGCTGAATCTTCCTCACTTATGGCTAGAGGACAAGTGCCTTGTTGCTTTTGGGGTTTGGACACATTGCTGATGCTCCAATGTTCCACAAATGTCCCGTGAGTGGCTGCTGTGGGCCAGGCACAGGGCTCCCCATGAGGGATAGGGTAGAAAGCAAGATAGACCCAGTGTCCATCCCGGAGTATCTTGGGGGGTGCAGGGGACAGACCCTAACTTCTAGCCACACACTTAGATAAAGGCTCTTCAGGGAAGAGATGACCAAGGAGCCATCCCACACCAGGTGTCTCTAAAGAAGAGAAGTTGACCTGAAACATGGAGGGTGCGCCAGCAGGATAGGGGGGTGGtggctggctggggtgggggcaaatTGTTTTGCCACATCAGACTGACCTTGCCACCATGACAGTCCTCAATATACACTATGTGGTGGTTAAGCACATACACTCcaaagccagactgcctgggttcaaattgtggctctgccacttacaacggtgtgaccttggattagttacttaacctctctgtgccttagattcctcacctgaaaaaaacaaaataataatagtatccacCTCATTCATGAAGTAA contains the following coding sequences:
- the LOC117013228 gene encoding LOW QUALITY PROTEIN: E3 ubiquitin/ISG15 ligase TRIM25-like (The sequence of the model RefSeq protein was modified relative to this genomic sequence to represent the inferred CDS: inserted 3 bases in 3 codons; deleted 2 bases in 1 codon), with product MGTLRAAGLVYPRKSPQLLPWLLHGFALSSQGQSRTTSQPSSPPEGQFPDRASSKFCTLEEQVICPICLEVFHNLLTTACGHNFCMSCLQAFWGHQATMGETLYCPQCWESFPSRPRLCKNVVLEMVTCFTQTKGQTLGPSCKLAGPRDVPCDLCAPQKLKSVKSCLXCPASLCEKHQCSHFAEQVFRDHQLLEPVWDLKSCLCQKHRKLQRLYCRTEGCCVCGTCLLEQHKNHDTIPLGEERARREVEGRQVQASVETQRLMITSDSRKHRGQVAFLSKLIQTTRDEVNYCFSEIIQEVKPLQVKVLDFVDKEEAAALGKLGRSIQPSHNRLLKLEGDSIWLRTNQSDQQFRQEFPRLKHFPDCIEPLVGTNCEKKQSFLQLPETLAELRSQLMDVGLSFVNQLLLRGIKMNSYEVLPSAVDRKTLLKSDCNMNFHPAMAXEELFLFQETHWVLNLGILLEPYAAGSLPGFKGWPQVLCSRGLSEGHHDWEAKVSNSWVCRGVTYRRSSPLSGRRPRNIVYLLGRNPYSWCLEWDALKFSVWHNNTQTVLHGXRPTLGVALGCSAGCLSFYSVADSGSLGYRFLASFLEPLHPAVTVSSRALVTLKQV